A portion of the candidate division WOR-3 bacterium genome contains these proteins:
- a CDS encoding IscS subfamily cysteine desulfurase, with protein sequence MKMRVYLDNNSTTRIDPRVKKAIEPYLTEIFGNPSNLHYFGRECAEGLAKAREQVAAFLNAKPEEIFFTSGGTEANNWAIKGVAVAQMLSKGRHIITTPIEHSSVLASAQYLAGTAWKVTYLPVDSYGLVDPEDVKRAITKETALVSVMLANNEIGTIEPVKEIAAVCHEQGVPFHTDAVCAAGKIPLDVEELGVDLLTISGHKIHAPKGVGVLYIREGTPIDPLIHGGHHQRGLRAGTENVIGIVGMGKACEILKSEWQVGAKKVRLLRDRLEKGILERIPDVRLNGHPEKRLPNTSHFGIAYVEGEALLLNLDLEGIAVASGSACASGEPEPSPTVKAIGVPEIFRNSVVRFSLGEENTEEEIDYTIEVLDKVVKRLREISPLTKK encoded by the coding sequence ATGAAGATGCGTGTCTATCTGGACAACAACTCCACAACCCGGATTGACCCCAGGGTCAAAAAGGCGATTGAGCCCTATTTAACCGAGATTTTTGGCAACCCCTCCAATCTGCACTATTTTGGCAGGGAGTGTGCCGAAGGGCTGGCAAAGGCAAGGGAGCAGGTTGCCGCATTCCTGAACGCCAAGCCCGAAGAAATCTTTTTCACCAGCGGCGGCACCGAGGCAAATAACTGGGCGATTAAAGGCGTTGCGGTTGCACAGATGCTTTCTAAGGGAAGGCACATCATCACCACCCCGATTGAACATTCTTCGGTTCTCGCCAGCGCCCAATACCTTGCCGGTACCGCCTGGAAGGTGACATACCTACCGGTTGACTCTTATGGACTTGTTGACCCCGAAGATGTCAAAAGGGCGATAACCAAGGAGACCGCACTTGTGAGCGTTATGCTTGCCAACAACGAAATCGGCACGATTGAACCGGTAAAAGAGATTGCTGCCGTTTGCCACGAGCAAGGAGTTCCTTTCCATACCGATGCGGTTTGTGCTGCGGGCAAGATACCACTTGATGTTGAGGAACTGGGTGTTGACCTTTTAACTATCTCCGGACACAAGATTCATGCGCCCAAGGGTGTAGGGGTTCTTTACATTCGAGAAGGCACCCCGATTGACCCATTGATTCATGGGGGACATCACCAGAGAGGCTTGCGTGCGGGCACAGAAAATGTTATTGGCATTGTTGGCATGGGCAAAGCCTGCGAGATCCTGAAAAGTGAGTGGCAAGTCGGTGCAAAGAAGGTGCGGTTATTGAGGGACCGGCTGGAAAAGGGCATCCTGGAGCGGATTCCGGATGTTCGGCTCAATGGTCACCCCGAAAAGCGCCTACCCAACACCAGCCACTTCGGCATCGCCTATGTTGAAGGCGAGGCGCTCCTATTAAATTTAGACCTTGAAGGCATCGCGGTTGCCTCTGGCTCTGCCTGCGCCTCTGGTGAACCCGAGCCATCACCCACAGTCAAGGCGATAGGTGTGCCAGAAATCTTTCGCAACTCGGTTGTCCGTTTCTCTTTAGGTGAGGAGAACACCGAAGAGGAAATAGACTACACCATAGAGGTCTTAGATAAAGTGGTGAAACGGCTGCGGGAAATCTCACCGT